CACCGGTGAACTTCACCTTTCTCATGTAGAAAGCTCTGATACGAGTGATCTTGAACCCAGGTCTAATAACAGTTGGTGTCTTTCTTTGTGTCCTGTTCAACACAATATCCAACATATCGTTGGCCGGAGGCACAGTAGGAATGTCTTTCCAAGAGAGTTGCATTACGTCTGTCTTTTCTCAAGGGATGATCCGTGTGGTGTATGCAGTTATCTCTCCACTCAAAGAACAACGAATCTAGTAAAGCTTCACTAAGACCTTGGATGTGAACTTGCCTACCACTTACTTCTCTTCTGTAATGAgaagatgagatgagatgagatgagatgagcttgCATTTTCTAAAAATTTTCTTGTACTACAAAATAGAGGAACGGgctgtttcttttttcttttttttttttttttttttttttctcccagagaattaaaataaagaaagattCAGATTGAGTGCGAGAAAAGTTCGTGTTCAATGACAGTATAGAGTCACGTGCATATAAGCACAAAACCAGATAGTTGCAGGGTAATGTAAAACTGCTAATGATATTATAACAGAATGTCATAAGCTTTCTTACCGTTTACGTATACCACAGCATACATAGAAGATTGCAATTGTTAATCTTGTAAAGAAACACTTCAGAGCTGAATCTCACAACCAGATACTTATAGAGTTGATAGAAGTTCTAGGTATTCGATAATTGGAGTGCGTTTGTTTAGAGGAATAGCATTAAAAACTGTGTTAGAGAAGCtgaagaattaaaatcCTAATAAAATGACAGAACCAAGTCCTGAGTCTGCATTGGCTATTGCCAAACTATTAAGGACTCATAAGGAATTGAAACAAAGACAAGGTCTTTTCGATTCGCGTTTAGTTGACTTTTTCCGTTATAAGCGATTCATCAGAGCTTTACAGAGTGATCAATACAAATCGAAATCGAATAAACAACCTAACTTATACCCACCGGTGAATAGTGATGAAGACGCGCGCAATATTTTCGTGTCCTTGATAAAAACCCAATTGGTGGTTCCCGCTGTTAAACTCCACTCTCACGAGTGTAAAGAGCATGGATTGAAACCAAACGCATCGCACCCCAACCTATTACTATCAGACAAAGCTACCCTACAGCCAGATGAATACTACGTCTGGTCATATAACCCTAAAACTATTTGGGACTATGTCATGGTAGTAGGCATAATACTAGGTGTTTTGGCTTTTGTATGTTACCCATTATGGCCTCCTTACATGAAGCGTGCAACCTATTACTTATCTCTTCTAGCATTGGGGTTGATTGGTGCTTTCTTCGGTATTGCTATTTTAAGGTTCATTATCTACCTACTATCTTTGGCAGCTGTTAGCGAAAAAGGAGGGTTTTGGCTATTCCCTAATTTATTCGAGGATTGTGGTGTTATAGACAGTTTCAAGCCATTGTATGGTTTTGGTGAAACAGAGTGTTATAGCTTCctaaagaaacaaaagagaaagaagagatctcaatctaagaagaaaaaatgataTCATGTAATAAGAAATAACAAGTCCTCTGATCCCTCAGATAATACCATAGAAGAGCCAGCCATGGCCTAGCTATTCTTCTCAAAGAGTAATAGTCAGCCTATCTCTTAACTTTAGTTTATATCTTTCTACATATAGGTAAAATAGAGACAACAAACGAACCTTTTTATAACCTATATAGACTTCATTCAGTGATGCCGACTAACGCAGGATAGAATAACGTAACCATATTTAAAACAGTAGTGTTTGAACCTCATGTTGCCTATATTAACCCCATTCGAAGATGATCtaaatttcaaaatattaGGTGAAATATGGGGCATCGCAAAATTTCTACACCAGTgtttgaaaataaagagCGTGATCGGGCTAAGATGTAATTAATTACAGTCTCAGCATAAACTGCCAAAGAAATCAAGTAATAGACAGGATCAAGCATAAGTACACATAATATCGAAATAACAGGACACTACCCATATCGCTGTTTATGAACCATGTCACAACAGCAGACACCACATGACCTCACTAATGGCGATAACTCACAAAATGAGCATGAGTTGATTGAAGATCATCCTTTAGAAATTACATCAAACGAGCTACAGTCCAGTATTAGCCTTACAAATGGACAAATGAACAGATTGCTACAAAGTCACTCATCCCATCGCCGTGATAGATCTCGCGATCATATGTTCTTTTCGCATTTAACGCAACAATCATACTCCCTAAACAGAAATAGCTTATTAAACTCCATCAATACTGTCCGGCCTTTAATTAATGATTTGATTACCGAAAACAACCAACGTGCCATCTATATTCCCGAGAATCCAGATTCTCTAGAAGTTCTCCAGCTCAAAGTGAAGCTAGATGGTAAGGATAATATGGAATTAGACAAAAGCGCCCTTTCGCAGTTGTTTAAAGCACAAGCATTATCTGCTATCGATCATTTGACTAATCTACAGACTCGTGTTCAAGACATTTCATCTAAAGTGTTTATTACTGGTGACTTGAACTCCGGTAAGTCGACCCTATGCAATGCCTTTCTCAGAAAGAAAGTATTGCCCGAAGATCAATTACCATGCACTAATGTGTTTTGTGAAATAGTAGAAGCGAGAGAGAATATGAATATGGAACGAGTTCATGCTATTCCTAAAACTGTGGCAAGTTCTGTGAAGGATGCTACTATTTTGTATGACATTAGAGATAAATCAACATATGAAGATCACCCTCTTGAAAAGCTAGATCAGTTGGTTTATGATAATGAACATTACATCTTATTAAAAGTTTTTATTAAAGACGATAAAAGACCTGTCGAATATAGCTTACTAAGGAATGGTACTGCTGATATATCTTTGATCGATTCCCCTGGTTTAAATATGGATTCCGTTAAGACTACTGAAGTTATGTCTcgtcaagaagaaattgatcTAGTAGTATTCGTTGTCAATGCCGAAAATCAATTAACATTATCCGCAAGGGAATTTATCACTATGGCATCCAGggaaaagaagttaatGTTCTTCGTTGTCAACAAATTCGATCACATTAAAGATAAAGAGCGCTGTAAAAAGCTGATTTTAGACCAAATCAAAGAGATATCACCCGAGACTTACAAACTGAACAAGGAATTTGTACACTTTGTGTCTAGTCATGGGAAAATTCCAGATGATGGTGGGGATGGTCCAGATGGCGATCATCCTGAAGATGATAACGGTATTTTGAACGATGATGATCCAGATTTTGATCAACTTGAAGACAATTTACGTAATTTCGTTTTCAAAAAGCGCTCATTATCGAAACTCTTACCAGCTAAGACTTACCTAATAAAATTACTGAAAGATATAGAGAAGATCTCAGCTTGTAACTTggaaaaatacaaacaagaagactGTGATCTTAACGCGGCACTAGAAGAGTTACAGCCCCAATTACATGATGCCGCTCAGCGCTGTGCCCGACTCGTCGAATCCATCGACAAAATTTCCGAGTTCTCTACAAAAGAGGTGTACGGATACACgaagatgaaaataaaCCAGGCATTAAAGTTAACACCATCTGAATTCCCACCTTACACTGGGCTTTCATCCATCTATGATTACGTCCAGCGCGTGAGAACCTTCATAATCGATCAGATATTGACAAGTGTGCAAATCAGTGAAGAGTATGCAAGAAATAATGCCGAAGAATCGGTTAAGGAGATGCACAACCTGGCGAAGGAACAATTAGGTGATGATTTCATGTCTAACTTGGTGTTCAAAAGTGATCTAATGTTCACGAAAAAGAAGCATAACTTGAGCAGAAAGTTAGATGTTCCTTTGGGGATCAGTAATTTCCTAGACCCTTCTGTAGAGGGTTTCATTTCCTATTTATCGTGGGGTTTAGTAAAACCACCACTTAGAATCGGTCACGACAGCAGCAGTAAAGAAGATACATCGTCTGTTAAGAAGAATTCGTGGTCTCAATCACTCGCTCTATCTTCGTACTCTGTTTCCCAATACTGGACAAACCCATCGTTAATATTCACATCTAAGATACCAACTCTTTTAGTCTACTCATTTGGAGGATCTACGATGCTCAAAAATGCTTTGATAAATGGATCTATGTTTTTCTCATTAAGATCCTTGAAAAAGCTGTCAGGTTCACTACTAATCGTAGGAAGTTTTCTAGGTATAGCATATTTGATCCATGATCTTCCAAGAGCGTTACCAATGAAGTTATCTGAAAAATACAGAGAAAGGTTATTAGAGCTTGACTATGCCCATAACAATGCTGATCGGGTCTCTAAGGAAGTATCACAAGTCTTCAAATTTCCTACAAGAGAAGTTGTCAAGGCTTGCGAGTTAGTCGTTGACAAGAAGACTtctaagaagaaagaggttGAAGCCCGGCTGAGAAATAATGCAATGAGTATTGACTTTTTCCAAGCTTTACTTTCAAAGTCCCAAGAGCAAAGATCCTCAGTGGAATCTATTAACTTGGAAGTCGATTAAATCTTGGCTTCCTTACATTTTAATGCCCCATGTAAATACTACAAcataaaaattaaaattcCGTCACCATATTTAACTAGTGTAATACAAGTTTTTCTTAATTTCACCACGTGATTAAAACAAGTTTCTTATAGCCGATTAAGTCTGACAGTTTCGGTTGGTATACCCCTTTACCGAAAAGCACGCAAATAATTCATTTGGGAACTATAAagatacaataaaaaaaagacatcGAAAGCTCTAAGACCCGCAGAGTCAAAAGACCCTGAATTGTTCGGAAGAAATAAGACCCTGAACCATTTTCGACATTGTTCATTGATCTCTTGGTTGCTGATCAAAAGTTTTCAAAGTACAACTAATTATACATTCAAAAAGAGATGGTATTCTTATTTAATCCTGCCCACTGGGGTTATAACGGTACTATAACTCAGCATATTGGACAAGAAGGTACCGTTAAACTCCAAAAGAAGGATGGTACCGAGGAACAATTGCATGAATTGATTTCTAAGGAAGTTCCTAACTTGGCAGATGGAGCGAAATTCCAATTGCACCCAATGTTGTTCACAGGTATCTTGCAGACTATGTATTTGGCTGCAGGTGATTTCTCGAAGAAATTCAATGTCTTTTATGGGAGAGAGTTGTTTGAATTGTCTGACAGTGGTATCGCTAGTGTCGATTGGGTCCGGAATGattggaagaaagattaTGATTTTGATCCTGCTACTGGTTCATATAATAAGCAGAAACTTGCAGAAGATGGTGCGAAGACTCATCCAGAAGGCTGGCCTCGTTTGCACCCCCGCACAAGATACATGACTGAggatgaaaaaaaagggctTTTAGATGATACGAGCAAACCGTTAATTATTGTGATGCATGGTTTAGCTGGTGGTAGTCACGAACCAATTATCAGATCCTTAACCGAACAACTTTCTACTATTTCAGATGAGAAGTTCCAGGTAGCAGTTTTGAACACCAGAGGTTGCTGTCGTACCAAAGTAGTCTCACACAAGCTATTCTATGCTTTTGCAACTGAGGATTTACGtgaattggttcaaagaGAACATAAACGTGATCCAAACAGAAAGATTTATGCTGTTGGTTTCTCTTTTGGTGCAACAATGCTGGCTAATTACATaggagaagaaggtgatACTTGTTTACTCTCTGGTGCCACTCTCTTGTGTAATCCATGGGATCTAGTTCTCTCTGCTAATAAGATGAAGACAGACTTCTGGGCTCGCAAGTTATTTGCCAAAAACATCACCCACTTTTTGGTAAGAACTTTAGAAGTAAACATGAACCAAGTTGAATGGAAAGGTGGTGAAAAACCAACAAATGTTTCTCCGGAAAATCCAACTAATTATCCATTCACACgtgaaaacttgaaaaaggCCAAACAGTTTACAGAACCCTCACAATTTGATGAGACCTTTACTTCAAAGGCCGTCGGATTTGATTCAGCTTGGGATTATTACAAGGTTGGTAGTTCTCTAAACCGTTTACCTTCTATCAATGTTCCAACGTTGGTGATTAACTCTCATGATGATCCAGTCATCGGCGAAGAAAATATCCCTGTCGAGCAAGCAAAAGCAAACCCTAATATTTTGCTGGTGGAAAGCGATTTGGGTGGTCATTTAGCCTACCTAGACAGAAACTACAATCCTTGGATCACCAAGCAAATTGCGATGTATTTTGACACCCTCGAGTCTTTTGTCAAATAATGGGACACATAAGCGATGGTGCTAAATAAATTCACACGCTAAGAAAAGTTATccatatgtatatatacgtatGACATAATAGTAAGACtttaaaagagaaataaTATCACGAAGAGTTCAAAGCACAAATTAAGCTCCGTCTTCACCTCTTTGTGCTTTCCATTCTGCAGAACCACTTTCTCTACCTTGCGAACCAGAGAGGGTGGTGGTTGCTTTAGTTTCATcctgttttgttttcgattTTTCCCATTCCAGTCTCTCTTGTTCATCTCTACAGGCCAGTGTGTATAATTGATCATCATTCATGCGTCTTCTCAATTGTTTGGTTAGATAGACGCAGATAAAGTTAAGATCGGATTCTGAGATTGCATCTCTTGGTAGTTGGTTTTTCAAGATATACCTGCTGCTTACATCAAGCACAGTATCATGACTGAATGCTAATACATAGctcattttcttgttccaattttgagaatatatatgtggCTCATCAAAACTTTGTTCACATGAATCCACATGAACCCATCTTTTAAGATTTGGTGAATAAAATTCGCACCATACATGATCTTCCTTGTTCCAAATATATCTAGCTTCCAATCCAAAGGATTTCAAAATTAAGGTGAAGAGGTTACACCATTCACCACATCTTCCTGTTCTAGTTTCTAATAGTTTCATTGGATCATTATAACGAGGAAATCTAGTAATATCACCTTCGACATTACACCTATAAAGCTCGACATTTCCGCATTCATACTTAGCCTCTTCCAAGTTTGGTCCACTTGAGCCACTATATTCCATATTAGAGTCATTTCCGCATCTAATACACTTAGGTTTATTGCACCAGGTAAAAAAGTCTTGTTTAAAATATCTAAGTAATTCTTTAACCAAATAATCTTGGTATTCAATGTCTGTCGCATTGTTTTCAGCAATTGCCTTATCCACATTATTATAAATCAGATCAAGATCTAATGTGTCAAGAACTATTGAATACCACTCATCGTTCTCATATCTGAAACACAAAGTTTTATAAAGACCATAAAGTTGCCTGGCAAAATCATTTTGATTTAGAAGTCCAACGAATCGTTGTTTATCACCATCAGATGCGCTTCCTTTCCATTGGGATAAGATTTTAGAACGATAGAGCTCCAAGAATTTCTTGGATATATTTGAGAGCGTCTCATGGAAGTCTGACATTTTACTAAGCCGCAGCACTTTAAATCGTCAAAGAGATGTTCTGTGATGTTTTTCACCCTGTTCTTATTCTTATCAAATGTTCCACTTTTAGATCGATCCCCTTTCTTTAATATATGATACGTAATAATTATATCTAAAATAAATCTTTTCGCTGTTAACACTTTCTTCGAAAAGTGTCAATAGAACCCCCACATAAGTAAATAGAAGACATCACAAAATCGGAAGATAGCCTGACTACCTATAGCATCTACAACAACCAATCAAATGACACTATAGTGTTGTTCTGTAAGATTTCAGAACTCGAAGCACAATTATAGCGGTGGATCATCGTATTTTAAAGTACACTATGGGTATTGGGACCCAAAATAACAAGCGTGTAGCATGTCTTGTATTTGTTGTCTTCAACCTTATTACAATTGCTGGATTAAGCTTTCTAGCATTGAATTGGAATAAACCTGATAACCTACtatattgttttgttattttattgttaCCTGTTCCACTGTGGTTGTGGGCAGTTATTTCGTGGAGTGCATCCCAAATCTTCGCGTACGGTAAATAAAAAGGTTGGCGAGTAAGCAACGATTACATAGATTTCATagatacatatatacaagATATTTAGATATTTCAAACGAATTCAACGACGAAACACTTTTGTTTACCCACTCTCAATAGTAGAACTTTTTCGTCAAGCATATATGGCGAAAAGTCAGCAATATCGTCAGTGACTTTTGTCTTACTAGGGCCCAAGTAGATTGATCCCTGTTTCACCTTCCTCTTGAATTCACTTTTGGAACACTCTGTCAACTGACATACTAAATCAGAAAGAGATACAGATTTTGGCACTCTGTTCAATATTCTATTCTCAGTGAAAACCCTAATTAAGTCATTGGCCTTGACGTCAGCAAAGTCCGAGGAGTTGCCAAATAGAATTTTAGACACAAATTGTGCATCCAAGCCTTTCCCAACACCATGAATGAGATCGACTACTTCTAAGGCTAAACACTTTTGTGCGAATCTTTCGTTTGGTGACTGCTCATGTTTTTGCATGATTTCCTGAATCGATTCCATGGATAAGAGCGTgaatattttcaagaatctGGAAACATCTGCGTCAGTTGTATTAACAAAAAATTGGTACATATCGTAAGCTGAGTTAATTTCCGGATCAATAAAGATTGCATTACCAGCGGACTTACCAAATTTTTCTCCGGTAGATGTTGTCAAAAGAGGCACCGTCAACCCAAAGGCAGGGCGAGTTTTAAGGGATTGAGGCGAAATTCTGTTTATGAGGTCAATTCCTGCAGTAATGTTCCCCCATTGATCGTTACCACCAACTTGCACTGAAACATCCTCATTGGAATATAAGTGGTAGAAATCATAAGCTTGCAAGATCTGGTAAGTGAACTCGTTGAAGCCAATACCATCCTGACTCTGTAATCTTGAAGACACTGAGTCACGTCCTAACATGCTCTGAATACGAATATGCTTCCCATATGAGGCTAAGAAATCCAACATTTTAACATCCTTCCACCAGGTAATATTGTTTCTATAAAACACTTCACCTGCCTGAGAAGCGACGGTTGCATTCTGGGATTGCATCCTGCTTTCATAATATTTAAGACCGTTGGTGAAGAATTTTTTAAATTGGGAAACAATTCGTTCGATGTTCTCTTGCCTTTTATTCTCCTCAATCACATCTCTCTCAGTCTTTCTACCACTTGGATCACCAACTTTCCCCGTGGCACCCCCAATTAAAGACACTACATCATGTCCTCGAATGtaaaagttcaaaagaatCATTAGAGGCAATAAGTTGCCCAGATGCAATGATTTTGCTGTGGGATCCGCACCGCAATATAACTTGATCTTATCACCATTGAGTAGTTTCTGAGTAAGAACAGATTCAGGTTGTGACACTTGTTGAATCAGGCCTCTTTCCCGAAGGATCTGCAATATATCATTCTTAGTAGTGAGAGCCCTGTAAAATGTCCTGCTTATTAGCCTATGACTAGGTTTTGAAACAATTGTAAATTTCTGCACACCGAACATAGGGCACTAATTCCAATTAGCAGCACTTCAGCTGCACCTTAATGAAACGATTAATACTAAATTGTCTTTGGATCACCTTTGCAAGCCTTTTTCATCCTCATAGAAGATTGGTTCAATTATCAAACCAATAATGTTCTCCTCCATGaattttcaagattttccgatacaaaaaaaaccacaATTCTAGTACAATCAAACTGGCTTACGATACCCCAGTCAAAgtaattcttcaaatcaGAATAG
The Kluyveromyces marxianus DMKU3-1042 DNA, complete genome, chromosome 1 DNA segment above includes these coding regions:
- the SEC62 gene encoding Sec63 complex subunit SEC62; its protein translation is MTEPSPESALAIAKLLRTHKELKQRQGLFDSRLVDFFRYKRFIRALQSDQYKSKSNKQPNLYPPVNSDEDARNIFVSLIKTQLVVPAVKLHSHECKEHGLKPNASHPNLLLSDKATLQPDEYYVWSYNPKTIWDYVMVVGIILGVLAFVCYPLWPPYMKRATYYLSLLALGLIGAFFGIAILRFIIYLLSLAAVSEKGGFWLFPNLFEDCGVIDSFKPLYGFGETECYSFLKKQKRKKRSQSKKKK
- the FZO1 gene encoding mitofusin; this encodes MSQQQTPHDLTNGDNSQNEHELIEDHPLEITSNELQSSISLTNGQMNRLLQSHSSHRRDRSRDHMFFSHLTQQSYSLNRNSLLNSINTVRPLINDLITENNQRAIYIPENPDSLEVLQLKVKLDGKDNMELDKSALSQLFKAQALSAIDHLTNLQTRVQDISSKVFITGDLNSGKSTLCNAFLRKKVLPEDQLPCTNVFCEIVEARENMNMERVHAIPKTVASSVKDATILYDIRDKSTYEDHPLEKLDQLVYDNEHYILLKVFIKDDKRPVEYSLLRNGTADISLIDSPGLNMDSVKTTEVMSRQEEIDLVVFVVNAENQLTLSAREFITMASREKKLMFFVVNKFDHIKDKERCKKLILDQIKEISPETYKLNKEFVHFVSSHGKIPDDGGDGPDGDHPEDDNGILNDDDPDFDQLEDNLRNFVFKKRSLSKLLPAKTYLIKLLKDIEKISACNLEKYKQEDCDLNAALEELQPQLHDAAQRCARLVESIDKISEFSTKEVYGYTKMKINQALKLTPSEFPPYTGLSSIYDYVQRVRTFIIDQILTSVQISEEYARNNAEESVKEMHNLAKEQLGDDFMSNLVFKSDLMFTKKKHNLSRKLDVPLGISNFLDPSVEGFISYLSWGLVKPPLRIGHDSSSKEDTSSVKKNSWSQSLALSSYSVSQYWTNPSLIFTSKIPTLLVYSFGGSTMLKNALINGSMFFSLRSLKKLSGSLLIVGSFLGIAYLIHDLPRALPMKLSEKYRERLLELDYAHNNADRVSKEVSQVFKFPTREVVKACELVVDKKTSKKKEVEARLRNNAMSIDFFQALLSKSQEQRSSVESINLEVD
- the EHT1 gene encoding medium-chain fatty acid ethyl ester synthase/esterase 2 gives rise to the protein MVFLFNPAHWGYNGTITQHIGQEGTVKLQKKDGTEEQLHELISKEVPNLADGAKFQLHPMLFTGILQTMYLAAGDFSKKFNVFYGRELFELSDSGIASVDWVRNDWKKDYDFDPATGSYNKQKLAEDGAKTHPEGWPRLHPRTRYMTEDEKKGLLDDTSKPLIIVMHGLAGGSHEPIIRSLTEQLSTISDEKFQVAVLNTRGCCRTKVVSHKLFYAFATEDLRELVQREHKRDPNRKIYAVGFSFGATMLANYIGEEGDTCLLSGATLLCNPWDLVLSANKMKTDFWARKLFAKNITHFLVRTLEVNMNQVEWKGGEKPTNVSPENPTNYPFTRENLKKAKQFTEPSQFDETFTSKAVGFDSAWDYYKVGSSLNRLPSINVPTLVINSHDDPVIGEENIPVEQAKANPNILLVESDLGGHLAYLDRNYNPWITKQIAMYFDTLESFVK
- the PNG1 gene encoding peptide-N4-(N-acetyl-beta-glucosaminyl)asparagine amidase, whose product is MSDFHETLSNISKKFLELYRSKILSQWKGSASDGDKQRFVGLLNQNDFARQLYGLYKTLCFRYENDEWYSIVLDTLDLDLIYNNVDKAIAENNATDIEYQDYLVKELLRYFKQDFFTWCNKPKCIRCGNDSNMEYSGSSGPNLEEAKYECGNVELYRCNVEGDITRFPRYNDPMKLLETRTGRCGEWCNLFTLILKSFGLEARYIWNKEDHVWCEFYSPNLKRWVHVDSCEQSFDEPHIYSQNWNKKMSYVLAFSHDTVLDVSSRYILKNQLPRDAISESDLNFICVYLTKQLRRRMNDDQLYTLACRDEQERLEWEKSKTKQDETKATTTLSGSQGRESGSAEWKAQRGEDGA
- the MSY1 gene encoding tyrosine--tRNA ligase MSY1 (mitochondrial), yielding MFGVQKFTIVSKPSHRLISRTFYRALTTKNDILQILRERGLIQQVSQPESVLTQKLLNGDKIKLYCGADPTAKSLHLGNLLPLMILLNFYIRGHDVVSLIGGATGKVGDPSGRKTERDVIEENKRQENIERIVSQFKKFFTNGLKYYESRMQSQNATVASQAGEVFYRNNITWWKDVKMLDFLASYGKHIRIQSMLGRDSVSSRLQSQDGIGFNEFTYQILQAYDFYHLYSNEDVSVQVGGNDQWGNITAGIDLINRISPQSLKTRPAFGLTVPLLTTSTGEKFGKSAGNAIFIDPEINSAYDMYQFFVNTTDADVSRFLKIFTLLSMESIQEIMQKHEQSPNERFAQKCLALEVVDLIHGVGKGLDAQFVSKILFGNSSDFADVKANDLIRVFTENRILNRVPKSVSLSDLVCQLTECSKSEFKRKVKQGSIYLGPSKTKVTDDIADFSPYMLDEKVLLLRVGKQKCFVVEFV